A window of the Bradyrhizobium ottawaense genome harbors these coding sequences:
- a CDS encoding threonine synthase, which yields MKDNDNLTIERPTFVTHLECAMEGDHYPADQIHNLSKAGKPLLVRYDLAGVKKALTKDALAQRPADMWRYREMLPVRKVSDIVSLGEVMTPLIRLPKLGKKLGGGEIIVKDEGRLPTGSFKARGLVMAVSMGKALGIEHMAMPTNGNAGAALAAYATSCGIRTTIFCPADTPEVNVSEIELQGATVYRVNGLIDDCGKIVGEGKAKAGWFDTSTLKEPYRIEGKKTMGLELAEQLGWEVPDVIFYPTGGGTGLIGMWKAFAELEAIGFIGSKRPRMVAVQASGCAPMVRAFEAGTEHAPRWEDAHTIASGIRVPQAVGDFLILRAVRQSKGFAIAVTDEKITAALNEVAREEGLLLCPEGAATYAAYKESLADGRVTKNDRVMLFNCATGLKYPLPPVTRTLDRHKPIDYANL from the coding sequence GTGAAAGACAATGACAATCTGACCATCGAACGTCCGACGTTCGTGACCCATCTCGAATGCGCGATGGAAGGCGACCACTATCCCGCCGACCAGATCCACAACCTTTCGAAAGCGGGCAAGCCGCTGCTGGTGCGCTACGATCTCGCGGGCGTGAAGAAGGCGCTGACAAAGGACGCGCTGGCGCAACGGCCCGCCGACATGTGGCGCTACCGCGAGATGCTGCCGGTGCGGAAAGTTTCCGACATCGTCAGCCTCGGCGAGGTCATGACGCCGCTGATCCGATTGCCGAAACTCGGCAAGAAACTCGGCGGCGGCGAGATCATCGTCAAGGACGAAGGCCGCCTGCCGACCGGATCGTTCAAGGCCCGCGGCCTGGTGATGGCGGTGTCGATGGGCAAGGCGCTCGGCATCGAGCACATGGCGATGCCGACCAACGGCAATGCCGGCGCGGCGCTGGCGGCCTATGCGACGTCCTGCGGGATCCGGACCACGATCTTCTGCCCGGCCGATACGCCGGAAGTGAACGTCAGCGAGATCGAATTGCAGGGCGCGACCGTCTATCGCGTCAACGGGCTGATCGACGATTGCGGCAAAATCGTCGGCGAGGGCAAGGCAAAAGCCGGCTGGTTCGATACCTCGACCCTGAAGGAGCCGTACCGGATCGAAGGCAAGAAGACGATGGGGCTGGAACTCGCCGAGCAGCTCGGCTGGGAAGTGCCCGACGTGATCTTCTATCCGACCGGCGGCGGCACCGGCCTGATCGGGATGTGGAAGGCGTTTGCCGAACTCGAGGCGATCGGCTTCATCGGCTCCAAGCGCCCGCGCATGGTCGCGGTGCAGGCATCGGGCTGCGCGCCGATGGTGCGCGCTTTTGAAGCAGGCACCGAGCACGCGCCGCGCTGGGAAGATGCCCACACCATCGCCTCGGGCATTCGCGTGCCGCAGGCGGTCGGAGATTTTCTGATCCTGCGCGCGGTCCGCCAGAGCAAGGGTTTCGCCATTGCGGTCACGGATGAGAAGATTACTGCTGCGCTCAACGAAGTGGCGCGCGAGGAAGGGCTGTTGCTGTGTCCGGAGGGCGCTGCGACCTACGCCGCCTACAAGGAAAGCCTCGCCGATGGGCGTGTCACGAAAAATGATCGCGTGATGCTGTTCAATTGCGCGACAGGGCTTAAGTATCCCTTGCCGCCGGTCACGCGTACGCTCGATCGCCACAAGCCGATCGACTACGCGAACCTGTGA
- a CDS encoding tripartite tricarboxylate transporter substrate binding protein BugD, translated as MRRFVLAALFATFAFAASASAENYPSRPITIIVPFAAGGPSDAMTRILAERMKITLGETLLVENVTGAGGSIGVGRAVRSAPDGYTISFGHLGTHVANGAIYKLGYDLVTDLEPVALLPSNPMIIVSKNAVPAKSLKEFLAWLKAQPKPPTAGTAGAGSGSHIAGLYFENITGIKLQYVPYRGTAPAMNDLVAGQIDLIVDQTSNSIAQVRAGNIRAYAVTDDKRVESAADIPTVDEAGLPGFHMTLWSGLWVPKDTPKEIVAKLNAAVVDALNDPAVRKQLENLGLQMPPKNELTPEALGAWQKAEIAKWWPMIRDANVKVD; from the coding sequence ATGCGAAGATTTGTTCTGGCCGCCCTGTTCGCTACTTTTGCGTTCGCGGCTTCAGCCTCTGCCGAGAACTACCCCTCGCGTCCCATCACCATCATCGTGCCGTTCGCCGCCGGCGGGCCGTCGGATGCAATGACGCGGATTCTTGCCGAGCGGATGAAGATTACGCTTGGTGAAACCCTGCTGGTCGAGAACGTGACCGGAGCGGGCGGTTCGATCGGCGTCGGCCGCGCGGTACGATCGGCCCCGGACGGCTACACCATCTCTTTCGGCCATCTCGGCACCCACGTCGCCAATGGTGCGATCTACAAGCTCGGTTACGACCTCGTCACCGATCTTGAGCCGGTGGCGCTGCTGCCGAGCAATCCGATGATCATCGTCAGCAAGAACGCGGTGCCGGCGAAATCGCTGAAGGAGTTTCTGGCCTGGCTGAAGGCGCAGCCGAAGCCGCCGACCGCGGGCACCGCCGGCGCCGGCTCCGGAAGCCACATCGCCGGGCTCTACTTCGAAAACATCACCGGCATCAAATTGCAATACGTGCCGTACCGCGGCACGGCCCCCGCCATGAACGATCTCGTCGCCGGCCAGATCGACCTGATCGTCGACCAGACCTCCAACTCGATCGCGCAGGTGCGCGCCGGCAATATCCGCGCCTACGCCGTCACCGACGACAAGCGCGTCGAGTCCGCGGCCGACATCCCCACCGTGGACGAGGCGGGGCTGCCCGGATTTCACATGACGCTGTGGTCCGGCCTCTGGGTGCCCAAGGACACGCCCAAGGAAATCGTCGCGAAACTGAATGCCGCTGTTGTCGATGCCCTCAACGATCCGGCGGTGCGCAAGCAGCTTGAGAACCTCGGCCTGCAGATGCCGCCGAAGAACGAGCTCACGCCGGAGGCGCTGGGCGCCTGGCAGAAGGCCGAGATCGCGAAATGGTGGCCGATGATCCGTGACGCCAATGTGAAGGTCGACTAG